The Corythoichthys intestinalis isolate RoL2023-P3 chromosome 2, ASM3026506v1, whole genome shotgun sequence DNA segment tgtacagTGTGACGACAGTATTTCATTGTATTTAAGAAATTGGAAGGATTTAAAGTTGGCCCTTGCATCCTTTGATTTTTCTGAAAGCGGCACtcaaagaaaaatgtttggacaccactggtctAGACCATGTGCACATGACAACATAAGCATGGGTAGTgcactttttttctcccaagAAGCAACTCAACTTTTTGGCTAGTTACTGTAAAATGAGTTTGAAATTATGTTAAATAGTTGAGGATGACCGTTTTTCGTTTATTTACAATTCAGCTTTTAATCTATGCCAGGAGTTTTAAGAGTGTGGTATTTGTTCAAGAATCTTTGACTAGGTACCGTTTAGTAGTACTTAGAGTAACTTTAAAGTACAGTACAATACATTTGAATGTATGGCAAAACTGCTCAAAACATTTAAGTAtaattttaaagtcatttaaaaTGTTCCTCATatttaaaaccagttttaatatTCAAAATCCAAATGTTACAGTGCATTACAGATTTAAAATATTATCAAATATACTTTTTGGATTAAACCCCCCGTTTTGATGAATACAGAATTCTATACACTACGTTATGACAAATATTCTTTTGGGTTACTGTATACTGTAGGCTACCAATATAGGCAATAATAAACATGttcagattttttatttttacactaTTCACTGGAGGGCTCTCATCACGGATACCTGATCTGTATTTCGTCAAAAGGCAGAACATTCGAAACTCATTGGCAGAGTAAGACTGCAGGAAGTCCTGATGTTGCgtggaaagaaaaacaaacagttCCTTTCAATACTCACACAAAATATCAAGAAATTTTCAGGAGGAGAAAGGAGAGGAAAGTTGTTTTAAAGTAAGTTACCTTAATGGTGATATAGTTCTTCAGAGATTTGGACATTTTCTCTGCACTGCCTTTGATGTGTAAGTGTCCTAAGTGTGAATTAGAAAAAGAATTTtgtagaggtgcaacaattaatcaattaaatcgacAAGCAAATCAATCgaaaactattttgataactgaTTAAttgtttaggaccttcttcaccttaaactcataggcggagtttgacttttggggctggggggggcacaacatgttgatgaccccgaaactcaGTGTGAGCTAAAAAATTAACTtagaagaatatttataataataagttgaaaatgagcttttttgtttcccatcatttttgaggggaattctaaatcaggctgcttgggACAGCGAtaattttcgccaagatcgtcatccactgaatattgtacgcccgccggtggcgGCTCTTTTGTACAATTAGTGTctctagtggggcaaattgaaactccgctcaccattttggcggtgctctctggtgtTTCATTGtccatattttcaatttttggtttttgctcagtagttgttgttgcttttgaaagcttaggtttgacaaaacattacgtatatccatcttgcctcttcggttctaaggtggttttggctaaccaAAGcatatgaccgtctaaggtgctagtcacatgatctgttcgaaaaataattttgacacattataaaaatgtttttttttttttgttaattacaatcattttttGTGCTTGTTTAATTGCTTTGCAACTttaatagacaatattttaccggaaaactaattaattttaaaattatacatataggaaagtaaattacatgcaatgacacttttcggccaccaggggggcatgccccccccccaaactctgcgtaTGCTTAAACTTGTCTAAGTTCTAGAAATTATAACAAATATACATGTAACTtcttagttgtaaatatcagatctcttcattgtattttttttttttaaagtcaaagtaggacatgaacaaaaatctgcctttactttggaaaacaacaattcacgtttttgccaattttcggacatcttactgtctaaactagcttcttaataaggctgcaacaactaatcaattaaatcgattcataaattagttgccaacggatttgataatcgatacagctgaaggaaatagtcatccattttgtcttcattgctacttacaacatgccgaaaacaacttcaaggtaaaatgtgaaggtaattggaagaagtgacatttatccgattatgGATTAATCATTTAATCAATCTTCCGATTattcgattatgaaaataatcgttaatTGCAGCCCTAGAATTTTGTaacttcatttttaaatgtatttagcaGTCTTTTAGGTCTCAATCGGAGCCTgagtgcattttaaaaaaaaaatctgagttgcTCAGAAACAGACAATTCTATAAGAGCAGTCAACATCATAGTTATGTTTTATATCAACTGTTTGGTGCATGAGTTACCTGAGTGCAAGAAATAATTGCCCCACTGATCACACTGATGATAGGCTTCGCATTGTGCCACCTCGTTCTCATGGTGAGGGAAGGCCAGGTCCACGCCACCTGAGTGGATATCCAGCTGACTTCCAAAGACTGAGCTGAACCAGCCGCAGAGGTAACATCACAGGTGAGTGTAGCAACAAAATGCTACAGAGAGCCAAAGAGCTTGTCAGTGATGCCAACCTCGCAATGGTGGAACATTCAATATGCCACCCTGGCCTTCCTGGGCCCCATGGAGATTCCCAGTGTGGTTCTTGAGGTTTTGATTGTTTCCACAGAGCAAAATCCCTCACATCTTTTTTACTGGAGCCACCTGTAAAACCAAGCAAAAGACCCTTTATCATTTAAGCATAAAAGCTAAACTGCACTGGTGAGAACCAAGAAGAACATTTttgattattaattttttacatgtatctgtacttgagaatctgaccttttactaTAACTAGAGTGTAAGTACATTATTTATCCTTGAGTGAAAACAGAGtggcaatgaaaaaatgatcaagggtgccattttttcaaattttactgTATCTGATTCTCACCAGTCGCTTCGTGAGACTCTCCGGCTCCACCAAACTTTCCATAGCGATCCCCAATAGACTGGATATCAAAATACACATCACCTGTAGATGAAATGAGTTGGTGGATTTTGATAATTAGGTGAGGGAAAACCAAATTACCTTTACCTTCTTTTGTGGCGTAGGCGTTTCCGTTCTCGATGATTCTCTGAACGAAGGCAACAATTTGTGCTACGTGTTCTGTGACTCTTAAATACACTACAGGAGGAATCACCTAGATATATATACAGCAGAAACAGTgtgtattggaaaaacaaatTTCAAAACGTAaacattttcacatttttcatATAGGTTAAATTTCTGTCTAATAGGAATATGCATGATTTCATAACTAAATTTTCATCCAGAGTTTAGCAACCAATTCATTTTTGAACAACATAAACGTCAGGGCTACTTGAATAGTAGTAGATGTCATTTGGAGTTAATCACAAACACATTGAATTGCAAATTAAACAACATATGATTGAAGTACAGACTAGTAtggatgtgccggtatgatattctgacggaacgataaccttaagccaaaacatcacagtattgcaattacagctctaaaatgtgttaatttgagatatctgggttaaaaaaacaaatgtttttcttttgaacagaatttttatttttcaaaacatattggcAAATTTGGTCATAAGTATattgttaagttaaaaaaaaatggaatattctaaataaaataaatgcagtcctttaggtgagccgaaacccacagccacagctcaacattattaccaccagaacaaaagtaatttaattattttccatttaaagcatgtgtgtttacattatctcgtagctgtttggaaacgttcatgacagtgtttactaacgtttgattttgtataaatgcaaaatcatattggaggtattgcctcctcggcagttagtcggttggccctcccctctaagccgcggccgtctgtacttttctgtagccgaagtaatcccataccagtgatttcgtctttttcgatgggggaaaaatttCAGGAGTTTCAACTCCTccggccatcgtgtagcacagctgactcactgacactgagcaacaaccggtggggaggGTTGAGCTGTGCAACTgcgagcgagggatttctccatgcatttttgggccataaaaaatagctaatacggtACCGTAGGGATGGGGTGACAGaacatttttgcggttttgaaaccttgatgttttcataccacggtataccttaaaaccagtaatcggcacatgtcgagTACAGAgtgtaatttttaatttttatgaaAATGTGAATTTCACTTTAGAAATTACATCAATTTATGCACCTAACTGAGATGGCCAAACACACCTTCAGTGACATCATATCCTTCTTAAATTCCTCTTCGTACGTTCTAGCTAAGATGGTGGGCGAGATGTTCTCCTGGAAAAAAGGAGACCATTTATTTTGAAGCTGTTATCCTTACTGATAATAACACTAATGACAGCAGTTGGTGTATTACCTGCCAACCTctttgaataattttgtcatcAATGTCTGTGATGACCATGGCGTGGATGACCGTGATGCCAAACAACCGGGACAAGATCCTCTGCAGCACGTCAAACCTGACATACGAACTTTGAGGAGAAGAGATGTTAAATGTCCATTACACTGAAAATAGAGTCAGTTAAATGTGTTTGACTGTTTTTACCATGCATGGCCCAAGTGCGCATGATCGTAAACGGTGGGCCCACAGCTGTACCTGAAGCACAAACACAATCCTGTTATTgtgggcgttaattatttggCTGCCATAGACGGGGAtacacgtccagtccatttggacGGAGGCTGTCAGTCATTCCCAGCCCTCCCAGATATGGAGGGCGGGCAATTTATAATACAATCTGTTTGAATTAGGAGTCCCaggtcaaattgattggacgtctatccccgtcaatggcagacgagTTAAATACAGGCCTAGGACCCCAGTACGCTTctgtaaacattttttccatCACTTGAACGCGTGTTCAATACCAGGTGGCTACTCCTTCACGGGCCAGAATGAGTGgctctttttgttttgtgcggCTGTTGAAAGTCTTCAAACCAGTGTCAAATCCCGTGGGCTGGACCCACTTCTTCTCGCTTGTGCTGCATGATCCGCGGATTTTTGCCCTTAGTCCTTTGCTTCCGCATAGAAACGACTTGACTGTGTTTCTCCACATGCTGTGACCTCCCAGTCCTAGCGAATGAGCAAAACCCAGAAATTAAGAGCGAATATGGCTTACACGTGACGCtaatgatgtcaaatatttaaaaagacAACAAACATATCATAAAAGTGGATGAAATACACGTTTTAATGAATGCAACAGAACCAGGTAGAGACGGACACGCTCGTAAAAATCATGTCTACATAGATATAACAGAAATCCAACGAGTGTCGCTTTCACCCCCATATTGGATGTGGCAAAGTGACTCGTGAGGAGCaacaaaattgcgctcaaattgagTGTTTTTCGCTCCATgctaatagataaataaatattaaatataaacaATTATGAATGGAATAGAACCttttttgcatataatttttcagattcaaaaatcatttttgaatgCCAGATGTCTTTAATGCACCACAGGAAGAACGGGCAGTCAATGGttgatattaaaaaataaataaataaaaattttaaaaatacatgttATTATTAGGGGaggtcaattttatttttgtaaattcattttttctttgattgaaaatattttttttgattgaagcaactttttttggggattgaatgatttagacacaaatgccccacccataatatggcccaaacacaaaaagttttgctttattcaaagaaaacattttcaatgaaaagttAAGTGTTCaacatctatctatctatctatctatctatctatctatctatctatctatctatctatctatctatctatctatctatctatctatctatctatctatctatctatctatctatctatctatctatctatctatctatctatctatctatctatctatctatctatctatctatatagatatatatgtctctctctctctcttccctctctctctctctctctctctctctctctctctctctctctctctatatatatatatatatatatctatatatatatagatatatagatatatatatgtatctctctctctctctctctctcctctctctctctctctctctatttttttttgggttgaagtgatttttcttttgaaaatttttgttgttgttgtttgaagcaacttattttttcattgaataataaagacacaaatgtcctagacataatgtggcccaaacgcatattcgcaactttttttgattgaggcaattttatttttgattcaataatacatacacaaatctacctccatagctgTCCctgcttttatttgtttttgaattTTCGAGTGGGGCTGACCGCACATCtacttatccatccatccatccatccatccatccatccatccatccatccatccatccatccatccatccatccatccatccatccatccatccatccatccatccatccatccatccatccatccatccatccatccatccatccatccatcatcttccgtttagtccggggtcggttcgcgggggcagcagctttagcagggaagcccagagccaattcagccagctcctacggcgggattccaaggcgttcccaggccagctgagcaacatagtctctccagcatgtcctgggtcgtccccggggcctcccgctgtTGTATCATCTACttatataattatttttctAATGATGTGGCAGTAGCAGAAGTACTGAACACAAACTCAAACGTCATTTAAAGCAATGTTCTCTGAAAAATGGACTTAAGTacagttatgaaattactttccACCAGTACCATTTATTTGCATTGGTTTTCGGGCATATCTGCCACATCCAATATGTCAACGTGTTGGCGTATAGCCGCAATGAACCAACCAGCTCAAGACAAAGTCGCGCTGTCAACGCTTTCATTTCGCGAGACCTTCATACCCGGAACTTCCGGAAGTGTTCGGTGGGGTCATGTGATTTGCGAATGTTGCTGCTGCACCCTCTTCCAGAGAAAACCATGTCGAGTTAGCTTCGTGTTTCTCTATTCTTTCAGGGAGACTCCATTTGTTTTTGCTTCGCAAGATGCAGAACGTGATTAATACGGTGAAAGGAACCGCTCTTGGAGTGGCCGAGTTTCTCACGCCAGTTCTAAAGGTAAACTTAATTCGACTTTACTAGCTACTATGGTACTACTTAACCAGCATTGGATACCTTGTTTACCCGCGAAtaggattttttgggggatgtCCAAAGGAATGTTGTCTTCagccattggctgccactgacgtcgaaagctgtccaatccatttgaacgggAAGAGTGGCAGcgaacctcccagttcaaatagattaggCACCAATCGTCGCCAATGACAGTGACAGTTAATTGAGTTGCAGGTTTGGGTGCGGTGGGTTAAAGTACTTTACATTAATGATTAATTATGGAGTCTTTCTGCATTTGGAATGATTATTTGAAATCGAATTTGGTTCACAAAAAAAGTCCTCCTATGCTAAATAGACCTAAATACGTGTATTGTATGTAATTTTTCAATTCAACAGGAATCAAAATTCAAGGAAACTGGAGTCATCACACCAGAAGAGGTGAGGTtgatctttttatttattaggcTACCCTTGCACCATTGTTTCCCAACCTTTATTGAACCAAGTTACATATTTTACAAGTGGAAAATCTCACTGCACTGCACTGCACTGCACACACCAATCAAAATGTCATCAAACGCTGACATAGTTATAACTTCCTCTCAATTTATTCATCAGGTTATGTTCTTGTTGTGAAATCCGGGGTTGTTTAGTTAGTATAGCACAAAGCTTGTTTACTTGTAGGAATTGATTAAATATACATATAGGGGTCTGAAATCCATCATTTcctggaccccccccccccccccccaaaaaaaaaaaaaataacactgatgctcccggaaccgttcgaactttaaaatttcgattccatgtttcgatgccctgaccgccaagtggaaaaaaaattgctgccaaaaaccacgaagaagaagccacaagaagcgcCTGTTtatgcattgcaacttgataacaaccatggacacggtgcgGCGGTGCgggtgctcaaaagtttggctcaacatcacaaaaataaaaatgatcagtcagctcagtgcaacatttgcaacacaactattGGACTATATCAAGGTGGTTGCacgaccaatatgattaaacac contains these protein-coding regions:
- the cars2 gene encoding probable cysteine--tRNA ligase, mitochondrial, giving the protein MWRNTVKSFLCGSKGLRAKIRGSCSTSEKKWVQPTGFDTGLKTFNSRTKQKEPLILAREGVATWYSCGPTVYDHAHLGHACSYVRFDVLQRILSRLFGITVIHAMVITDIDDKIIQRGWQENISPTILARTYEEEFKKDMMSLKVIPPVVYLRVTEHVAQIVAFVQRIIENGNAYATKEGDVYFDIQSIGDRYGKFGGAGESHEATGGSSKKDVRDFALWKQSKPQEPHWESPWGPGRPGWHIECSTIASSVFGSQLDIHSGGVDLAFPHHENEVAQCEAYHQCDQWGNYFLHSGHLHIKGSAEKMSKSLKNYITIKDFLQSYSANEFRMFCLLTKYRSAIDYSNSSMSEARGSLATVSTFYNDAQAYIKGQLQSLPVQDSLLWERLAKTKSSVMAALSDDFDTPRAMNAIMDLVYQGNRQLQPVSTAAGATRCPEVFGAMVVYLRDILEVFGIDQFHDKDVELASQSGNLQAVVEQLTQFRSEVRAFALTRQSTSSGNNQEALYSDRIPLLKASDDLRRNLAPLGVLIKDRGANSTWELTKKASDIRRVESNPSQSIS